In a genomic window of Chroicocephalus ridibundus chromosome 14, bChrRid1.1, whole genome shotgun sequence:
- the LOC134523243 gene encoding ankyrin repeat domain-containing protein 40-like — protein sequence MSGAAEARELEERLREAAALGDVEEVRRLLGEGADVNSRNEINGWTCLHWACKRNQAQVVSCLLGAGADKHILTAKGELAVQLTSKPDIRKILGEEETECQGVKDLNLPIVANYLANPPFPCTDTEDSIPDALAESQIESASISSASQCETSPCSSAAQVESTCTPTSCNSEDDFPALEAAAEPPAPSAALGAPKHAEPGAPNGPICRPARTRSAGLCSPTAPLQPDTSPTGPAPAFQPVFFTGTFPYNMQELVLKVRVQNLRDNDFIEIELDRQELTYQDLLRVSCCELGVNPEQVEKIRKLPNTLVRKDKDVARLQDFQELELVLVKSDSSPFRNAASTLTERPCYNSRASKLTY from the exons ATGAGCGGCGCGGCGGAGGCGCGGGAGCTGGAGGAGCGgctgcgggaggcggcggcgctgggggacGTGGAGGAGGTGCGGCGGCTGCTGGGCGAGGGGGCGGACGTCAACTCCCGCAACGAAATCAACGGCTG GACCTGCCTGCACTGGGCCTGCAAGCGGAACCAGGCCCAGGTGGTCTCCTGCCTGCTGGGCGCTGGGGCAGATAAGCACATCCTCACGGCGAAGGGAGAGCTGGCCGTGCAGTTGACTTCGAAACCAGACATTCGGAAGATCTTGGGAG AGGAAGAAACTGAATGTCAAGGAGTGAAGGATTTAAATTTGCCAATTGTTGCAAACTACTTGGCCAACCCGCCATTCCCTTGCACTGACACTGAAGACAGCATTCCAGACGCCTTGGCGGAATCCCAGATCGAAAGTGCTTCCATTTCCTCTGCTTCCCAGTGCGAAACGAGTCCTTGTTCATCAGCAGCTCAGGTTGAAAGCACATGCACGCCTACATCATGCAACAGCGAAGACGATTTCCCCGCACTGGAAGCGGCAGCAGAGCCACCCGCCCCGTCAGCAGCTCTGGGGGCACCGAAACACGCCGAGCCCGGGGCGCCCAACGGCCCCATTTGCCGGCCGGCCCGGACCCGCAGCGCCGGGCTTTGCTCGCCGACGGCACCTCTGCAACCCGACACTTCGCCCACTGGTCCCGCGCCAGCCTTTCAGCCCGTTTTCTTTACTGGAACATTCCCATATAACATGCAAG AACTTGTGCTTAAGGTGAGGGTCCAGAACCTCAGAGACAATGACTTCATCGAAATTGAACTGGACAGACAAGAACTGACGTATCAAGATCTGCTCAGAGTGAGTTGCTGTGAATTGGGAGTTAATCCAGAACAAGTAGAGAAGATCAGAAAATTACCTAATACACTAGTAAGAAAG GACAAGGATGTTGCCAGACTCCAGGACTTCCAAGAGCTGGAGTTAGTTCTTGTGAAAAGCGACAGCTCTCCTTTCAGAAATGCTGCATCGACTTTGACTGAGAGACCCTGCTACAACAGCAGAGCATCAAAACTGACTTACTGA